In the genome of Deinococcus sedimenti, the window CGTCCAGACACGCGCCGGAGCCACCATGACCAGTCATAGTTCGTCCCGCCCCACCACAGAACCGCTGCACCGACCGCACCTCCTGCTGATCGAGGATGACCGCGACGTGCGACGCGTGCTGTGCGACGAACTGGAGCTGGAAGGCTTCAAGGTGCAGGCCGTCGAGAACGGCGAAACGGGACTGCATCAGGTTCAGCGGCAGGTCCCGGACCTGATCCTGCTCGACCTGGGTCTGCCGGACCTGCCCGGTGACGAGGTCACCCGCCGGCTGCGCGCGCTGACCGACGTCCCCATCGTGATTCTGACCGCCACCGACGCCCTGCAGGAGCGGGTCCATCAGCTGGCTCTCGGCGCAAACGACTTCGTCATGAAACCCTACGACCCGCGCGAACTGCTGGCCCGGGTCCACGCGCACCTGCGCCGATACGGGCGGACCGCGCCGGTGCGCATCGGCGCGTTCTGCCTCGACCGCGCCCAGCACCGCCTGAGCTTCGACGGTCACGACCTCAACCTCTCACCCACCGAACTGGCCATCGCCAGCATCCTGCTCAGCGAGCCCGGTCAGCTGTTCTCACGCGAGCAGCTCGAACGGCAGGTGTGGCCCGATCACGCCTGTCGCAACGCCCTGAACGTCCATGTCAGCCACCTGCGGTCGAAACTCACGGCCGTGGGTGCAGGGGACCTGCTGATCAGTGTGCGCCGTGCGGGCCTCGCGCTGCTGAGTGAACCCCAGCGGCACGACGCGGACACCAGTGCGGAGTGACCCGGCTCGCCGTCACGCTGCGGCGGCCGCCGTTCCACCCGCGACGGAGGACGATGGCATTCCCTGCGCGGGGCGGGCCACTCGCCTGCTGAGCCTGGGCTGCTGAGCTGAACCGCGAACAATACGGAACGCCAGGTCAGGCCCGACCGAGAAGCGCGGCGCAGGGTCTCGCTGGGCCAATCGGCACCCGAGCGCCGGCGCCGGGTGCAGCTTCCGCCTGTCTCCTGGCCCGGTCACCCGCTGGCCCACTCTTCAGAAGCATGTGATTAAGAACTTTGCAGGGGCTCGTGAGTAGCATGAAGGCACTGG includes:
- a CDS encoding response regulator transcription factor, with translation MTSHSSSRPTTEPLHRPHLLLIEDDRDVRRVLCDELELEGFKVQAVENGETGLHQVQRQVPDLILLDLGLPDLPGDEVTRRLRALTDVPIVILTATDALQERVHQLALGANDFVMKPYDPRELLARVHAHLRRYGRTAPVRIGAFCLDRAQHRLSFDGHDLNLSPTELAIASILLSEPGQLFSREQLERQVWPDHACRNALNVHVSHLRSKLTAVGAGDLLISVRRAGLALLSEPQRHDADTSAE